In Mya arenaria isolate MELC-2E11 chromosome 1, ASM2691426v1, the genomic stretch GCCAAATTACTTCTCTATTTGGCGTGATGGAGCCGTTACAAGGAATGGTAGTCCTAACATTGCACAAAGTATTTAGAACTGAAGATGGTTAAACGGTAAATCTCGAAATTTCGAAATTTCTCGAGTCGCTGTCCGCCATTTAGTCATTGATTCTGATGCGTAATATGCCCTTGTTTCAAATTGTGaccttcccccccccccaaaaaaaaaaaaataaaataaaatatttcaataaaatgttttacggTCGTTTGGCGGCCCTTCCCCAAGAACATCTGATTCTGAAATTGTTCATTTGGtgtgtttattaatatttttctcagATACTGACATACAAAAGTAAACTCAAAAAATATTAAGGGTCTGCTCCTCCCATTTTAAACGTGACCATACATTCCCCAGTAGAAAAAAAACCACAccaaaagcgccaaaatatcgctaatatttttatCTCTACTTAAATCATAAGCATCTTTGTTGGCTTTGACCATTAAAGTTAATTAAGTTAAGCACGAACAtgcattaaaatgcaattatttgtattaaattttgcATATTTCGGGCGTTTTATATCTATTATTATAAGATATGAAATACTGAAAATTGCAGTGCCATACCAAATCGTTTCTATATTGAGCGTCCGCGatcttaaaaaatcaaatgataaaactcATATTGTCAAAAATTTCGGAAATTGTATAAGCTGAAATCAAAACACAaatcattatcaaacaataaCAGTGCCCATATTCAGAAATGCTTTTCCTATGGAATAAGTCAAAATAAGGGCAACACACATGGACTAAGGACCAGTTTAAACGCCCTGTCCGCCCACATGCTCAATGAACACTCCTCATGCAGCCCAACCTGGTGTAAGTCTCTAAGTACGAGAATTACCGGCAGGCGCACATACTGCAGGGTACTGAATTGAAAAAAGATTTCCTGAACATGATGCAGTGGTACGCACTATAAATGTCTTACATATTTTACACGTACTGTTCATTTTTGTAGCAGGGATCATAGTTATAATGATAATCAGTTTCGTAAAACGAAGTTTATTTAAAcctgaaatgttttatgttaatttaaGCCATCAAGACtcgtgaatttttttttattttgaatcgaCAGTATTTAATCTAATAATTAAAGTGGCtcgctcaaatatcgtcttttgAAGACCACACTTTTCATCAGCGTtaataacgcgattgaaaaattatcacggctgtggtgttgcgtgattgacactttgtcacgtgatgttatcaatgtatccttaacaggtcaacatatccaccatttGTTAAAGTTCCTGCCGTGTGGACTAAGCGTATGTTTTCTATTATCTTCTTGACTAATCTGgcgcgggttcgaaccccactaaaccaaaatacttttttttatgctataactgtatttgttttctgcaatatcgatatcatagagtaaaataatgataacaaaagtgttttcagatgctataccgggaaaactaactttttgtcgaaaaaaaaaacgagcGAGTCACTTAAAGTCACTTGATGACTAAATATCAAATTACAATATGCCTGCAATGATTAAATTTTCAGGTACACAAATGAGTGTATGCTGGAAAATCTAGCCCATTTGTAAAGTACTAACGCAAACGAAAACATGAATCACATGGTTGCAAGGAATGCGCCAAAATATGTCTCGTATTTAGAGTCAGAGAGCCTCGACTTCCAGGTGTCCGTTGCGCTAGCAGGTGGCGGGGGGTCAACcgtcgccccccccccctttcccGAAACTCAaacttttatgtcaatattggaGAGAACAAGTAATGACATGTTCAAGAGGTAGTACCACAAAACACTGCTGCcacacttaaaacaaaacaaagtcgATTATGAGAGAGGGGCGCAATTCAAAAGGTTACACCCCCAGTTACGACACCTCTTACGTGTAATCATGAAGCCGCCCCtgcaacatttcaaaataatttcagcaAAACTGCATGGATGTTAGAAGCAGTCTGTAATTTATACCGCAATTTTTGTCTTAGCTTGCAAATTAAATAGACTTTATCTATTTTAAAGCATGCAAACATGCCTgctcttctaaaacaatgatatttgctgttttttattcataaattatcaatttgaagcaattttcaacatttttcaaaaaagtcgatcaagcgattcAGCGGCCTAGCTGACTTCACGCCGCTataccgctaacttcacgctgctcggccgctaggccgctaacttcacgccgctaggccactaacttcacgccgctaggccgctaacctCCGGCCGttaggctgctaggccgctaacttcacccCGCTAggtcgctaacttcacgtacatcatTATAAGCCGTGCTTTCGTGTAATCCGCACATATtagattaaacaataaaaagatacAGATACCATTATTTATGGACGAATATAACGTTTCACCCCACAACTATTCTCATGCATCAAACAAACCAATGGCGTCACTAACTTGACGTGTTTTATAAGTCGATGACGGTGGCGTTGAAATCAACTCTATCAATTTTCTTATAATACTAAAATCTTTCAGCAATTTACCTCaccgtcattttttttttttttttacataaatatattcattactCTATTCCATTTCCTATGAACTAATAAAAACATACCCTACCCGAGTTcgttttcgaaataaatatGTCGGTTCCTTATAAAAGACTTTTCgtcattaaacttaaaattaataattttcttctgAAATGCTAGTACTAAAATTATAGGATTATTTATTCAGcttacaataaattatattccgatttttttttataaaaaaggccgtaaaagtatatttttttacggtTTCAGCAACATTAGCGCCAAATAGCACGTGTCCGCTAGGTGGCGctgtaaatcaacaaacaacgggatttaaaaaaataaataaatagcccTCGTTAAAGTAGAGTCATTGACGattgtttgttccaagtttcattaaaatcggccgacattcatatttttcggaaaaacgtggtcatgtaccttaaggtgacactcttattcaaaatcaagacaaacacatgtatatcaagcaTACGTGTTGACTGATAAAcgtttaactacttactaaataatgcattgatggaaaatatgaatttactgattgtaaccgtgtatttaatagcagaaagcgcaaaaatattaaattattgttgtatgctcatttttttttcaaatttaactcggtatctttcataTAAAGAAccattcaacatttattcatctttttttgaatattaaaacaatattaataattgtgtaaaatcttatctgggattaagagtacatctttaaatacaaattttatttgaactcatTTTGCATTGGAAATCTATCTAACAATTGAAAATGGTCCGAATGGACTAGGGAGGCTCTGGTGTTTATATTCTACATGTGATCTCACCATTTAGTATTCGTTTTTTTCGGGGGCTCGTTTGTTGTTTCAGGATAGCTAGATACTAGATAGGTTTTCGTACTTAGGGTTGACGCTTAACATAAgaacaatttggtatggccttatcTACAGTATAAACTTCggataaaatatttacacacacTAAAGAATACTTTAATATggatataaatgcaaatatcaGAATGTTCTATTATTTGAACTCCGGGTTATATTAAATTCGAGATATCACAAACAAAGTGTACATAACTGCATTTCatcaaacgtttaaaattaaGCTGTACAAAAACGTTGTTAAAATGGCTGGGAGAATGGGACTACTTTTGtggtttatatttttctttgttttaacagaAAGCAAACAGCCCTCGGTGACTACCTGTGTCGGAGTTATTTTAGGAACTGAACGGAAGGCACACTTTCGAGACCGTGAGTACACTTTGGATGAATACCGAGGCATCCCTTATGCAAAACCTCCAGTTGAAGAACTACGATTTAAACGACCAGAGCCATTCGGATACTTTCCAGAAGCATTCAACGCAACAAGGCCTGGCATTTTGTGCCCTCAAAcagattttttaaacatggGAATGCGATCAACCACAGAGGACTGTCTGGTACTGAACATATTTGTACCCCAAGCTTTAACGGATCAGCCCCAAGGTTATGCTGTGATGGTTTGGATTCACGGAGGAGGTTTCAACATTGGATCTGGAGGCGAGACGCCCGGCCCTGTCTTTGCCGGGCACAACAACGTCATCGTTGTAACAATCAACTACAGACTGGGGGTATTTGGCTTTCTGAGTCTTGGTGACGAGAGAGCGAAAGGTAATATGGGGCTATTGGACCAGCATTTGGCTTTAAAGTGGATCCATAACAACATTGATTCATTCGGCGGCGATCCTAATAGAGTTACAATCTTTGGAGAATCCGCGGGTGGGATGAGTGTCCATTTGCAAACTATGTTCCCTAGCAACAGAGGTTATTTTCAGAACGCAATTATTGAGAGCGGAGTTGCTTTGCAGCCTTGGATCTTTAAAGATATTACCGAAAATATAGAGACTGCCCGGCAGATGGCAAAACATCTTGGATGCTCTGGTGAGAATACAGATGAAGTACTTAAGTGCTTACAACAGGTCACTAGCGAGCATTTAATTAAAACTCTTGACAGTCAGATTGCCAATGCTGGCGAATCCATGGACTTTTCGTTTTTCCCCGTAGTTGATGGGGAATTCATTAAACGATTTCCGGCTACTATAGTGCGAGAGGCTCGAGAAACAGACAATGAAGAGGTCCAGTTTATGAGAGAAATTAACTATATAAACGGCATGAATGGTCGTGAAGGAGCTTGTTACGCCTTAATTTTGCCCTACAACGGATCTATTGACAATGTTAAATTAAGCAACGATGACTGGACAGGCTCCTATCTTCCCGATATGCTTAAAATGATATACCCAGACCAAGAAATCCCAGCTGCTATTAAAGAACTTATTGCTGCAGAATACACAAACTGGGATAATCCAGAAGATGCCATTAACATGTTCATTAAGTTCACAGGTGACACGAATTTCAATGTTCCTGGCATTGTGACCAGTCTTGCACAAGCCAACCAGACTGAACCCAAAGGTGGAAGCTGGTTGTATAGCTTCGCCCCAGTATTGGAGAAGCATTACCTAGACACGCCCTCCTGGGTTCCACAGGCCAACCATGGAGATGAGATTGCCCCTATGTCGGGGTACAGCCCGGAACTGCTTGCACAGCTTAAGATGTTTGACTACACCCCGCCTGACTGGGAATTGGATCTCTCGGAAAGAATGATGACTTACTGGACAAACTTTGCCAAATACAGGTAGGTAATAGTTACTACATTTCCTACCTGGgctattgaaattatacaccaCGAGCGCGAAAGTCTTTTTATGTAACAAGTCAGTCTCATCTACTTATGTCCCATGTCGAGCAATGATTATCT encodes the following:
- the LOC128234160 gene encoding carboxylesterase 5A-like, producing the protein MAGRMGLLLWFIFFFVLTESKQPSVTTCVGVILGTERKAHFRDREYTLDEYRGIPYAKPPVEELRFKRPEPFGYFPEAFNATRPGILCPQTDFLNMGMRSTTEDCLVLNIFVPQALTDQPQGYAVMVWIHGGGFNIGSGGETPGPVFAGHNNVIVVTINYRLGVFGFLSLGDERAKGNMGLLDQHLALKWIHNNIDSFGGDPNRVTIFGESAGGMSVHLQTMFPSNRGYFQNAIIESGVALQPWIFKDITENIETARQMAKHLGCSGENTDEVLKCLQQVTSEHLIKTLDSQIANAGESMDFSFFPVVDGEFIKRFPATIVREARETDNEEVQFMREINYINGMNGREGACYALILPYNGSIDNVKLSNDDWTGSYLPDMLKMIYPDQEIPAAIKELIAAEYTNWDNPEDAINMFIKFTGDTNFNVPGIVTSLAQANQTEPKGGSWLYSFAPVLEKHYLDTPSWVPQANHGDEIAPMSGYSPELLAQLKMFDYTPPDWELDLSERMMTYWTNFAKYSDPNGKGPVTWPRFNIDTLEYIILDKQDSTGQRIYAREVEFWEKVVPGLFDAMKEESHDSGSPFREQSTDTCERDGNCG